The genomic stretch TACGATCTGCATAGGAGAATAGGCTTATGAATAAAGAAGCGGCGATTGCCATCAAACGTAACCAAGAAATTATAGTGAAAAGTAAAAATGGGGAAACGATCTCAGGCTTTCCGGTCGAAACCGACCACCCTTCTCGTCTTATCCTTCGTACGACATTCGGACCTGTGTGGATCCCATATGAGGAAGTAGAACAGGTCACGAGAATTCTAAGCATAAAAAGATCTAAGAAATCCTGTCTAACTTGTACTCGCTAATCTAAATGCAATGATTTGAACGAAAACATAGAATAAAGTCGGGAGGTTACTCTTCCGGCTTTATTTATTTGTACATCTTTATTAAAATTAGTGGCTAGGATATCTCTGCATATCCTATAAGTGCTGATGGATATGTTAAGAAGAGAACAGGCAGCAAATAAAGAAAAGGTAAGGGAGGTACGCTCGAATGAATAATATCCCAAAACTGCTTATCATAGCAGGCATTGCACTCATTGCAGCAGGCGTTATTTGGATGTTTGTAGGTAGATTTATCTCGATTGGACGTCTACCAGGAGATATTCATGTGGAGAAAGGGAATTTTACTTTCTATTTTCCAGTGGTTACATGTATCATCATTAGCGTACTTCTTAGTGTTATATCCTGGATTGTTCGTTATTTTATGAAATAAAAAATATTCACCGCTAGTATAGAGTCCAGTAGTCGAGTCCATTTCCACGTGTAATCGGTCCAATACTCGGCGCTAGATAACTGCTGTCTCCTAAAGGCTCCCAACCCTCAATAATAAGAATTCCACGAGCACTCGACTTGTCTTTCCATACAATAAACTGTTTTTGTTCCAGTTCCGCAAGTGCCTTACGAATTTGAGACCATGATTTCCCCGTCTTTACTTCTAATTCAGCGACCTCTGGCATTCGGCCACGCTGCCCACTAAAATTAACTAAAATCCGCAATAGTTTACGCTCAAAATCAGGTAACATCCTCTTCAACTCCTTAGGCTGTTCGTGTTGTTGTCGTTCGTACAGGCTGATAAGCCAGCACGTTCTCTTCATTAAAGGTACGAGGTTCATTCGTAAAAAGACATGTCGAATAAATATTTCCATTACGGATTTGATGAATTTCAATATTCCGCTGGGTTACCTTCCCACGGCGATCTAAATATACAATTTCCACTTGTCTGCCAATATATTTACGCGGCATATATGTCACCTCACCAGAACATTTGTTTGCATTTATTATATAGGAACAAGTGTTCCTTTGCAATCTCCTTATTTTTACAAAAAAACACCAACCCAATCTTCCAATACTGAAGACTAGGCTGGCGTTATTTATTCCTTATTCTTTGGGGCTGACTCGTAATAGCTGGTAAATACGATAGTAGCAGTCAATACAGGATCTGCTATACTACCTGACTCGCTTCGCTGCTGTAATGCGAATGAATCCACCTTCATGAGTCTTGGAAGTGATTCTAATTCTTTCATAAAGCTTTCCATCTGTGACAGGGTTCCCTCCAGATCTGCATTCATCTTTATTTCGTGAATCCGAGGATACATCGTCTCTTGTTCATTAAGCATAAGATGGAGTTCATTCTCTCCAGTAAGTTGGAAATCAATCGCTTTAAGCGTAGCTTCCGATCTTGCGGTAACAGCACGGATATCTAATATTAACTGGTCTGCCATGTCATTTTGCGGAAGTGCATCCCATTCTGGGTCTATAGAATCTTGTCCCTCCACGTTTCCTTTCAACTCGTCCAGCTTGTTTTGCAGCAGCTGCTTTTCTTCCTCGATCTGAACTAGCTCCTGACTTTGTTCATCCAACTTGTCGATGGTCGGTGAAAGACCTAACCAATAAAAAGCAAAAACGAGAACAAAACCAAGAAGCAAAGCGAGTACGATGACAGATCTATACTTATTTATCCGCTCCATCACCGATCACCTCCTCCTGATCTTCCGACATCGATCCACTTGCTACTGACTCTTCGGATAGGTGTATCTCTCTGTCTAAAGAAACTTGGTATATGGCAGTGTACTGCCCGTTTCCTTGAGCTCCATCTGAAAGATTCGTTTGACGTCTAACCAGGTTCGCAATCATTGCATCCTTAACGAAAGGCATCTCTCTTAGTGAGCTCAGATATTCAGATGCCTGTTCCATCTGCGGTGTATATATCGTAATTTCCATAGCTGAACCGTATGTATATCCAACATTTCTAAGTAATGCACCATGCGGCAAATAATGCTCAAGTTCTTTTAACATGGATACCGGACTATCTCGATACTCCCTTATCTCCTGTATCACTTCTTTACGATCAAGTGGACTAAGACCCGAGACACTTACTAACCGAAGTTCATCCTCTATACTTTGCCTCTGCTCTTGAAGTGCTATGATCCGCTGCTCCTGATTACTTATTTCCCCTTTGTTCACGATATAAAAACTTCCTGTAGCGGCTACCCCTATAATCCAGACCCCGACTAAAATCATAGCGATGTAAGGAAAGTAAAGGGCTTCTTTATCTTCTCGCGGAAAAAGGTCAATATTATAACTTCCCGCCGATTTAAGGGCAGCGCCTGCTGCTAATCGATACTCATTATAATCTGCATTCACAGGTAACTGTGTGTCCATCCGAAGAAACGCTTCTTCTGTAACAAGAATCTCGGGAAGAGAAGTATTCAGTTCATAAGTTAATTTCTGTCTTAATTGATCCTGCCCTGTTACGATAATTTCCTCAATACGTGCCTCGCCATCATGAAGACTGTATTGATAAAAATTAAGCATACGGGCAATTTCAGCAGAAATTTCATCTGATTTTAAGGAGGATATCTCGCCTTCCTCTCCAGCCAGATCAAATAGACTTAAAGTACGCATGAATACCAAGTGACCTTTACGAAACATATATACATCTAAATAGGAAGCCTCTAGCTGAATGAGCATTGTCTCACCAAACTCTCTAGACGTGCCGAACGTAATCAGCCGGGAGAGTGCTGTTCCCGAAATTTCTACGCCAGCCACTTTTAAACCCGCTTCTTCCACCACATCAACATACGTTTGAATCACTTCACGAGGCGTTGCGAAAACAAGAATTTCCGTTTCTTCCTCTCCGGTACTCGTTACTATAGAATCATAGACCGGATGTTCAAAAGGCAGGTGCAGCCCCGTCTCTACTTCTAACTGAATAAATTGTTCTACCTGTTTTCCATTCGTGGTTGGCACAGAGA from Paenibacillus polygoni encodes the following:
- the pilM gene encoding pilus assembly protein PilM; protein product: MLGRTQKLTGLSIEQSGIRYVRLAKKTKDIEKHFFLPLEPGVMEENQIQDRDALYTQLQTAVTNEKLKGTEVFLSVPPSQMVIRKLSVPTTNGKQVEQFIQLEVETGLHLPFEHPVYDSIVTSTGEEETEILVFATPREVIQTYVDVVEEAGLKVAGVEISGTALSRLITFGTSREFGETMLIQLEASYLDVYMFRKGHLVFMRTLSLFDLAGEEGEISSLKSDEISAEIARMLNFYQYSLHDGEARIEEIIVTGQDQLRQKLTYELNTSLPEILVTEEAFLRMDTQLPVNADYNEYRLAAGAALKSAGSYNIDLFPREDKEALYFPYIAMILVGVWIIGVAATGSFYIVNKGEISNQEQRIIALQEQRQSIEDELRLVSVSGLSPLDRKEVIQEIREYRDSPVSMLKELEHYLPHGALLRNVGYTYGSAMEITIYTPQMEQASEYLSSLREMPFVKDAMIANLVRRQTNLSDGAQGNGQYTAIYQVSLDREIHLSEESVASGSMSEDQEEVIGDGADK
- a CDS encoding DUF2905 domain-containing protein encodes the protein MNNIPKLLIIAGIALIAAGVIWMFVGRFISIGRLPGDIHVEKGNFTFYFPVVTCIIISVLLSVISWIVRYFMK
- the pilO gene encoding type 4a pilus biogenesis protein PilO, which encodes MERINKYRSVIVLALLLGFVLVFAFYWLGLSPTIDKLDEQSQELVQIEEEKQLLQNKLDELKGNVEGQDSIDPEWDALPQNDMADQLILDIRAVTARSEATLKAIDFQLTGENELHLMLNEQETMYPRIHEIKMNADLEGTLSQMESFMKELESLPRLMKVDSFALQQRSESGSIADPVLTATIVFTSYYESAPKNKE